The sequence ACTCTCAGAATTTTCCTTATAAAATTCATTCTCCATTTCTTGATCCACATTGCATACATTATCCTGCTCTCCTATTACACGAGCATCACCAACCAGAGAACTTTCATCACTACAAGTTACTTCATGACTTACAATTGAATCACAGGGATCTGTATCTCTGTATTCAGTCTTGGTGTTTTCTGCATCTACTACAGACCTAGATGCCGTCTTTGCTTTCTCTTGGGTTTTTGGGCTCATCTGACGGTCTGGCTCCAGTGTGTCCACTTCAGATTCTGATATTTCTATTTCACTGGGTTCTGATTCTTTACTATTCATAGATGATCCCTTGTTTGGAGAATCTACATGTTTATGGTCTGCCCTCCCTTTTGCAATGCTTCCTATGTTGTTTACCTGGCTACTCTCAGAATTTTCATTATAACACTCACTCTGCATTTCTTGATCCACATTGCATACATTATCTTGCTTTCCTATTACATGAGCATCATCACCCAGAGAACTTTCATCACTACAAGTGACTTCCTGGCTTACACAGGGATCTGTATCTCTGTATTCAGTCTTGGTGTTTTCAGCATCTACTACGGAACTCGATAGGGTCTTTGCTTCCTCTTGGGCTTTTGGGCTCATCTGAAGGTCTGCCTCTGGTGCATCAACATCAGATTCTGAGATTTCCATTTCATTGGGCTCTAATTCTTCAATATTCCTAGATGATCCCTCCTCTGATGTTCTACAATATGAGTCAGAGTGCAAAGCACTGTCACTACTTTCACATGATGCTTCAATTCTAGAGACAAGGTTGACTTCTGGTGCTGAGTTATGATGTAATGAATCAGTTTCAGAACTTCCTGAATTACTGTGAAATATTTCACTCTCAGTCCCATATGCCTTATTTTCCAGTTTTGCATTGGACTGTGATTGAAAGACAAACAAGGGCTTGACATTGCTTTGCAGTGAATCTGAAGGTGAGGCCAAGACTTCTGTGGATTCAGCAAGACCTGACGATTGTGAAGAACTGTTTGCCATAGATCCTTCCCAATGAGAACTTTCCTCACCAGCAGAAGATGAAAGGGCACCACAGGCACTATACCCATGCACAATAAGGGAGGTAGTACTGTCATTATCACAccctttaccttcctcctccaAGGATGCTAGGGATGGTCTGAAAAGGAGGAGGTAGATTGCAATGTAGAATAACACTGAGGCCAGGAAAATATCTTATGAATTCATCTAGTTTCATAGGTATTCCAAAATGAATGATAGAAGCTATAAATAGGAGGGGAAGAACCTGAGATATCCTCTACATGCTATGTAAGACTTTAAGaatttgccaaaaaatgtatCAAGTATACACTTTAACTTTCTATAACCAGAAGTTACTTACCACATCTATACACAGACTAGATGGCTTAAAAATCATCACACACTGTGCAAAAACAgcaatcacacaaaacacaaaaaacacaaaaaaaacaggcgcacacgcacacacactcactcactcacattcacactcttaCAGATCATagaaaaagcaaacacacatgcacacactcatactcacaaaCTGTATACATGGTACcagtttattcttatttctatcaaTGATTTACAGTCAAACATAAGAATACACAGCCATTTGAGTATtgtcaaacaaaacaaatatacaaagatgTGAACAAACAAGGATTCATGCCAAAttgtaaaaaagcaaaaaaactcaTTCAAATGCATTGTACCTGAAATAGGGAATTTAATACCACCAAGTGCTATGTAACCAAAGACTATGAGAGCAAAATCTACCCCTACATCAGTACAAGGTGAATCACTGTTATGGTGTTCTTCATTTAAGCAAAGATAAGCTGGAAAAGCTTCAATAAGCAGCCACTAGAAAGGCACCACCTAAAAGGGATTTGAACTACAAAGATGtgctgaaaaaaattaaacccatttgaggaaagaagaaaatgggtaaCTAAATTATACTTTACATGTGGAAGAATTTGTTGTTTTCAACAAAAGAGGAACATGAGGTCAAAGTTAAATGTTCAGAATAAAGAATGACAACAGCTATGTCCAAAATTCAATTTTCCAAacagaaatattgataaaagaaataaaattctaTATGCCAGAAACATCTATAAAGAAAGTTATATAATAACCTAAATGGATGAAATTGATGTAGGATACATCAGTTTATATT comes from Penaeus monodon isolate SGIC_2016 chromosome 2, NSTDA_Pmon_1, whole genome shotgun sequence and encodes:
- the LOC119583049 gene encoding uncharacterized protein LOC119583049 — protein: MDSDSDEEIFFGPVTVKEQEISSKLKNRRTELFSSGPPLFRRRSSRPSLASLEEEGKGCDNDSTTSLIVHGYSACGALSSSAGEESSHWEGSMANSSSQSSGLAESTEVLASPSDSLQSNVKPLFVFQSQSNAKLENKAYGTESEIFHSNSGSSETDSLHHNSAPEVNLVSRIEASCESSDSALHSDSYCRTSEEGSSRNIEELEPNEMEISESDVDAPEADLQMSPKAQEEAKTLSSSVVDAENTKTEYRDTDPCVSQEVTCSDESSLGDDAHVIGKQDNVCNVDQEMQSECYNENSESSQVNNIGSIAKGRADHKHVDSPNKGSSMNSKESEPSEIEISESEVDTLEPDRQMSPKTQEKAKTASRSVVDAENTKTEYRDTDPCDSIVSHEVTCSDESSLVGDARVIGEQDNVCNVDQEMENEFYKENSESSQINSIGNTVFKRAVPKHVDSPNKIESCMSQTCNESDKETGVFKRRREPRD